A genomic segment from Cygnus atratus isolate AKBS03 ecotype Queensland, Australia chromosome 9, CAtr_DNAZoo_HiC_assembly, whole genome shotgun sequence encodes:
- the OSTN gene encoding osteocrin, giving the protein MLQLQLVVVHLALVVTLLQRHSSLMLLAEAAPAPLEPSAALGMEAHPTASEEKAASNLAAKLFLLDELVSLENEVTETKKKRSFPGFGSPIDRISATSVDTKGKQRKVVELPKRRFGIPLDRIGVSRLGNTKG; this is encoded by the exons ATGCTGCAGCTTCAGCTTGTTGTGGTGCATTTGGCCCTCGTGGTTACCCTGCTGCAGCGGCACTCCAGCTTGATGCTCCTAGCAGAGGCAGCTCCAGCG CCTTTGGAGCcttctgctgctctgggcaTGGAAGCACACCCAACTGCCAGTGAAGAGAAAGCAGCCTCCAACCTGGCAGCCAAACTGTTCCTGCTTGATGAGCTGGTGTCTCTGGAGAATGAAGTGACTGAgaccaagaagaaaagaagtttcCCAGGATTTGGCTCCCCAATCGACAGAATTTCTGCAACCTCTGTGGATACTAAAGGCAAACAGAG GAAAGTGGTGGAGCTGCCTAAGAGACGGTTTGGGATTCCTCTCGACCGGATCGGAGTGAGCCGTCTTGGCAACACCAAGGGTTAG